A single region of the Dryobates pubescens isolate bDryPub1 chromosome 11, bDryPub1.pri, whole genome shotgun sequence genome encodes:
- the EFCAB7 gene encoding EF-hand calcium-binding domain-containing protein 7: MASSPESDTSLSVQKATRSESSQAKKSQHAEEAIFYMNCRAAYLAVLKSSLENIKSKEQLSLVLQQAGRNPSQKTVNKYWTSQTTTLNFDDFCTILKQEKPATKTELLEAFRKLDTDNTGCILHDELYQVLTMRGERMSRDEVSSILKQADFNFSGKLDYNKFCDFYMATNEQCCKTAREKLEVDSRLRQQQFGSQTETSSSERITLPVSKPSPRISRKTDHKVAPAKGDSRTPSRPSSAQTCKTTVSTTITMGTSSHRNTKLIEPDAMKEWQWAQSKGCFYLEEDGEIISHKYKLRLPQRSAVCITIKPLNVRKVEGKSCPWLSVDTALYILKENETQEHLQLVSFTEQQNKEMFGWKGELGSGVYWLLPFTTGCRLKKVKPQITGEAKLVYRGEDGDLALTKEFRAALLDIFETIDLDGNGLLSLEEYNFFELRTSGEKCDEEAWAVCKENFDMKKNELTRQGFMDLNLMEANDREGDPSDLWVTLLSLGYNKALEMTEACPFVIDVYAEKCKPRIKAMYLEAGSWQLNRAVCKSVVNKGEAKVMDGCENIIIYTYKAGRRITSVIENKSENKVIIHVNNEQSKNCLSSRGLTVFAVEVAPKSMMVSQHVMPLNEQEEWLYNCVHSLVR; encoded by the exons ATGGCAAGCAGTCCTGAGAGTGACACATCCCTCTCTGTTCAGAAAGCCACACGCTCAGAAAGTTCTCAAGCAAAAAAGTCCCAGCATGCAGAAGAAGCAATCTTTTACATGAACTGCCGAGCAGCTTATCTAGCTGTTTTGAAAAGCAGCTTAGAAAACATTAAATCAAAAGAACAACTCAGTTTAG TACTtcagcaggctggaaggaatCCTTCTCAGAAGACAGTTAATAAATATTGGACTTCACAAACAACCACACTGAATTTTGATGATTTTTGTACtattttaaaacaagaaaaaccAGCTACAAAAACTGAGCTGCTTGAAGCATTCAGAAAACTAGACACAGATAACACTGGATGTATTTTACATGATGAACTTTATCAAGTCCTTACAATG AGAGGTGAAAGAATGAGTCGAGATGAAGTGAGCAGCATTCTTAAACAAGCTGACTTTAACTTCAGTGGCAAACTTGACTACAACAAG TTTTGTGACTTCTACATGGCAACCAATGAGCAGTGCTGCAAGACTGCGCGAGAGAAACTGGAAGTTGATAGTCgactgaggcagcagcagtttggAAGTCAAACTGAAACTTCTTCCTCTGAAAGAATCACACTGCCAGTGTCAAAACCATCACCAAGGATCTCAAGGAAAACTGATCACAAAGTGGCACCAGCAAAAG GTGATAGCAGAACTCCTTCAAGACCCTCATCAGCTCAAACTTGCAAAACCACTGtttccaccaccatcaccatggGTACCAGTagccacagaaacacaaagctAATTGAGCCTGATGCAATGAAG GAATGGCAATGGGCACAGTCCAAAGGATGCTTCTACTTGGAAGAAGATGGTGAAATCATTAGTCACAAGTACAAGCTGCGCTTACCTCAGAGGTCTGCAGTATGTATTACCATCAAGCCTTTGAACGTTCGTAAGGTAGAAG gaaAGTCTTGTCCTTGGTTGTCAGTGGATACAGCTCTGTATATTCTCAAGGAAAATGAAACCCAAGAACATCTCCAGCTTGTGAGCTTTActgaacaacaaaacaaagag ATGTTTGGATGGAAAGGGGAGCTTGGATCAGGAGTTTACTGGCTGCTGCCATTCACAACAGGCTGTAGGCTGAAGAAGGTAAAACCACAGATCACCGGAGAAGCAAAATTGGTGTACAGAGGTGAAGATGGAGACCTGGCACTGACCAAAGAGTTCAG AGCTGCTTTGTTGGATATATTTGAGACAATTGATTTGGATGGAAATGGTCTTCTGAGTTTGGAGGAATACAACTTCTTTGAGCTGAGAACTAGTGGTGAGAAATGTGATGAGGAAGCATGGGCTGTCTGTAAGG AGAATTTTGATATGAAGAAGAATGAACTAACAAGACAAGGATTTATGGATTTGAATCTCATGGAAGCCAATGACCGTGAAGGGGATCCTAGTGACCTTTGGGTCACTTTATTGTCTCTGGGCTACAATAAAGCATTAGAAATGACAGAG GCATGCCCCTTTGTCATCGACGTCTATGCAGAAAAATGCAAACCCAGAATTAAAGCCATGTATCtagaggcagggagctggcaacTCAACAGGGCTGTTTGCAAGTCTGTTGTTAATAAAGGAGAGGCCAAAGTAATGGATGGCTGTGAAAACATCATCATCTACACCTacaaagcaggcaggagaaTCACTTCTGTCATTGAAAATAAG TCTGAAAACAAAGTGATTATTCATGTCAACAACGAGCAGAGTAAGAACTGCCTGAGTAGTAGGGGGCTTACTGTTTTTGCTGTGGAAGTGGCACCAAAATCCATGATG GTTTCTCAGCATGTGATGCCGCTGAATGAGCAGGAAGAGTGGCTTTATAATTGTGTGCATTCCCTCGTACGTTAA